The Magnetospirillum sp. genome includes a region encoding these proteins:
- a CDS encoding antibiotic biosynthesis monooxygenase produces MIAVIFEVRPAAGRKQDYLDHAAALRAELETVDGFVSVERFQSLADDGKMLSLSFWRDEASILNWRNRPCHRAAQTAGRGDVFADYRLRVAGVIRDYGMFARTEAPADSRTLHDPGFTI; encoded by the coding sequence ATGATCGCCGTGATTTTCGAAGTGCGCCCGGCGGCGGGCCGCAAGCAAGACTATCTCGACCATGCGGCGGCGTTGCGCGCCGAGCTCGAAACCGTCGACGGCTTCGTGTCGGTCGAACGCTTCCAGAGCCTCGCCGATGACGGCAAGATGCTGTCGCTGTCCTTCTGGCGCGACGAGGCGTCGATCTTGAATTGGCGCAACCGCCCGTGCCATCGCGCTGCGCAAACGGCTGGGCGCGGCGACGTGTTCGCCGATTATCGCCTGCGCGTGGCGGGCGTGATCCGCGACTACGGCATGTTCGCGCGCACAGAAGCCCCCGCCGACAGCCGCACCCTGCACGATCCGGGCTTTACGATTTAG
- a CDS encoding peptide ABC transporter substrate-binding protein: protein MKHVRALLLALAAILGLGLGSARAQTHDTLTIGISQFPSTLHPMFDAMAAKSYVLAMARRPLTTYDKDWKLVCLMCETLPTFENGGAKRVALPDGKEGVEVTFRLKDGFKWGDGMPVSPRDAILAWDIGRHRRSGVSGGESYRRILSVVAKDERTIAFTSDRVTFTYNDFSQFEFIPDHIERRIFESDPESYRRRTTFDTEPMNPALFNGPYRIAEVQQGAAIMLVPNGQWSGKAPAFKRVVVRAIENTAALEANLLSGSIDYVAGELGFTLDQALALEKRHPTRFDFQYLPGLIYEHIDLNLDLPAFQDKRVRQALILATDRAALVRQLFEDRQPVAASFINPKDAGYAADIAPYPFDLARAQALLDQAGYTRNIGGVRQNAAGQRLSFEFGTTAGNRIRETVQQVLQAQWRRAGIEVRIRNEPARVFFGETIRQRKFQLAMYAWISAPQSVPRTTLHSESIPTAENNWAGQNQPGIRNAEMDQLIDTIERELDAEKRKVLWARMQRLYVDEAWVMPLFFRADPFVLPKWLAGLEPTGHQYPSPLGIEHWHVR from the coding sequence ATGAAACACGTGCGCGCCCTCCTGCTCGCATTGGCTGCCATTTTGGGGCTGGGGCTGGGGAGTGCTCGCGCGCAGACGCACGACACGCTGACGATCGGCATTTCGCAGTTTCCGTCCACGCTGCATCCGATGTTCGATGCGATGGCGGCTAAATCCTATGTGCTCGCGATGGCGCGCCGGCCGCTCACGACCTACGACAAAGACTGGAAACTCGTCTGCCTGATGTGCGAGACGCTGCCGACATTCGAGAACGGCGGCGCCAAGCGCGTTGCGTTGCCCGACGGCAAAGAAGGTGTGGAAGTCACCTTCCGTTTGAAGGACGGCTTCAAATGGGGCGACGGCATGCCCGTCTCCCCGCGCGACGCGATCCTCGCCTGGGACATCGGCCGGCATCGGCGCTCGGGCGTGTCGGGCGGGGAAAGCTACCGGCGCATTTTGAGCGTGGTCGCCAAGGACGAACGCACGATCGCCTTCACGAGCGACCGCGTGACCTTCACCTACAACGATTTCAGCCAGTTCGAATTCATCCCCGACCATATCGAGCGGCGAATTTTCGAGAGCGATCCCGAAAGCTACCGCCGCCGCACGACCTTCGACACCGAACCCATGAATCCGGCCTTGTTCAACGGCCCCTACCGCATCGCCGAGGTTCAGCAGGGGGCAGCGATCATGCTGGTCCCCAACGGCCAGTGGAGCGGCAAAGCGCCCGCCTTCAAACGCGTGGTCGTGCGTGCGATCGAAAACACTGCGGCGCTTGAGGCCAATCTCCTGTCGGGCAGCATCGATTATGTGGCGGGCGAGCTCGGCTTCACGCTTGATCAGGCTTTGGCGCTCGAAAAGCGCCATCCAACGCGCTTCGATTTCCAGTATCTGCCGGGCCTCATCTACGAACATATCGACCTCAATCTCGATCTGCCCGCCTTCCAGGACAAGCGCGTGCGCCAAGCGCTGATCCTGGCGACCGACCGGGCAGCGTTGGTCCGCCAGCTCTTCGAAGACCGCCAACCGGTCGCCGCCTCGTTCATCAACCCGAAGGACGCAGGCTACGCCGCCGACATCGCCCCCTACCCGTTCGACCTGGCGCGCGCGCAAGCCTTGCTCGACCAAGCGGGCTACACGCGCAATATCGGCGGCGTGCGCCAGAATGCGGCAGGCCAGCGCCTGTCGTTTGAATTCGGCACCACGGCCGGCAACCGCATCCGCGAGACCGTGCAGCAGGTGCTGCAGGCGCAATGGCGGCGGGCCGGCATCGAAGTGCGCATCCGTAACGAGCCCGCGCGCGTGTTTTTCGGCGAGACGATCCGCCAGCGCAAATTCCAGCTCGCTATGTATGCCTGGATTTCGGCCCCCCAATCGGTGCCGCGCACCACGCTGCACTCGGAAAGCATCCCGACCGCGGAAAACAACTGGGCGGGCCAGAACCAACCCGGCATTCGCAATGCCGAGATGGACCAGCTCATCGACACGATCGAACGCGAACTGGACGCCGAAAAACGCAAGGTCCTGTGGGCACGAATGCAACGGCTCTATGTCGACGAAGCCTGGGTAATGCCGCTGTTCTTCCGCGCCGATCCTTTCGTATTGCCTAAATGGCTTGCGGGGCTCGAACCCACCGGCCACCAATATCCGTCGCCCCTCGGCATCGAGCATTGGCACGTGCGATGA
- a CDS encoding ABC transporter permease, with protein sequence MMRYALQRALQGVLVLVAASFAIYVLLGLMPGDPIDLMIAGNPQITPDDVRRLRELYGIDRPILSRYGEWASAVLQGDLGYSRLYAKPVLAAIGPALANTSVLMLAAFAAALAIGIPLGLLAAAKRGSAVDAAINGFAFVSAATPSFWLGLMLIVLFAVILGWLPASALPLPGQDGLGARLIGLILPVATLALVEAGEYARYMRSAASEALAQDWVRTARAKGASRTRVLFGHVLRNAAIPVATVAALGFGGLFSGALVTETIFAYPGMGKLIYDAILGSDYNLALACLLMAAGLVIVANFAADLAYAALDPRVSVA encoded by the coding sequence ATGATGCGCTACGCGCTGCAACGCGCATTGCAGGGCGTGCTGGTGCTGGTGGCGGCGAGTTTTGCGATCTACGTGCTGCTCGGGCTGATGCCGGGCGATCCGATCGATCTGATGATCGCGGGCAATCCGCAGATCACGCCCGACGACGTGCGCCGCTTGCGCGAACTCTACGGCATCGACCGGCCGATCCTTTCGCGCTACGGCGAATGGGCAAGCGCCGTCTTGCAGGGCGATCTTGGCTATAGCCGCCTCTACGCCAAACCCGTGCTCGCGGCCATCGGCCCGGCACTCGCCAACACAAGCGTGCTGATGCTCGCAGCCTTCGCGGCCGCCTTGGCGATCGGCATCCCGCTCGGGCTGCTCGCGGCGGCAAAGCGCGGCAGTGCGGTCGATGCCGCGATTAACGGCTTTGCGTTCGTGTCGGCGGCCACACCGTCATTCTGGCTCGGGCTGATGCTGATCGTGCTGTTCGCCGTTATCCTCGGCTGGCTGCCCGCGAGCGCCTTGCCCTTGCCGGGCCAAGACGGGCTGGGTGCAAGGCTCATCGGGCTCATCCTGCCGGTCGCAACGCTGGCACTCGTCGAAGCGGGCGAATATGCGCGCTACATGCGCAGTGCAGCCAGCGAAGCGCTGGCGCAGGATTGGGTGCGCACCGCGCGCGCCAAGGGGGCCTCGCGCACCCGCGTGCTGTTCGGCCATGTGCTGCGCAATGCCGCGATCCCGGTCGCGACGGTTGCGGCCCTCGGGTTCGGCGGGCTGTTCTCGGGCGCGCTCGTGACCGAGACGATCTTCGCCTATCCCGGCATGGGCAAGCTCATCTACGACGCGATCCTGGGCAGCGACTACAATCTGGCTTTGGCCTGTCTCTTGATGGCGGCAGGGCTCGTGATCGTCGCCAATTTCGCGGCCGATCTTGCCTATGCCGCCCTCGATCCGCGCGTGAGCGTGGCGTGA
- a CDS encoding glycosyltransferase family 4 protein, producing the protein MKLAFVNPNLAHDYDVETPFAAPLPGSESAQVYLALALARRGHEVAVFTGTTRAGDRMRGVDQFRWSGALDGDFDAVFVTSAVDLLAPLRAGGHAGPIYAWQHNVIVPGTEEAALLAGLDHARDRILCVSDWHKANYAANGVAADRIDILRNAIGPRFEALFAPGESILAAKAPRAAFTSVPYKGLKQALAFFKDLHALRPELTLDVFSSFDFYPANNLFRRQPSWLLLAAEAKSAAGVAYHGNVPQPALADALKRAVLLFYPNVAAETSSIAVMEAMAAGCVVVTTALGALPETVGDFGILAPVVAGNIDPQAYVSSAAAIAEAFAAKNPALEARLQLQVAHVTATCRWDIRAAETERLLGS; encoded by the coding sequence ATGAAGCTCGCCTTCGTTAATCCGAACTTGGCGCACGACTACGACGTGGAAACGCCGTTCGCGGCTCCCTTGCCGGGATCGGAATCGGCGCAAGTGTATCTCGCACTCGCACTGGCGCGACGCGGGCACGAGGTTGCCGTCTTCACCGGCACCACGCGCGCGGGCGACCGCATGCGCGGCGTGGACCAGTTTCGCTGGTCCGGTGCGCTCGACGGCGATTTCGACGCGGTGTTCGTAACTTCAGCTGTCGATCTGTTGGCGCCGCTGCGCGCAGGCGGGCATGCAGGGCCGATCTATGCCTGGCAGCACAATGTGATCGTGCCGGGCACCGAGGAGGCCGCGCTGCTGGCGGGCCTCGACCATGCGCGCGACCGCATTTTGTGCGTGAGCGACTGGCACAAGGCCAACTACGCCGCCAACGGCGTTGCCGCCGATCGTATCGACATTTTGCGCAACGCGATCGGCCCGCGGTTTGAAGCGCTTTTTGCGCCCGGCGAATCTATCCTCGCCGCCAAAGCGCCGCGCGCGGCGTTTACGTCCGTCCCCTACAAGGGCCTCAAACAGGCGCTGGCCTTTTTCAAGGACCTGCATGCGCTGCGGCCCGAGCTCACGCTCGACGTGTTTTCGAGTTTCGATTTCTATCCGGCCAACAATCTGTTTCGCCGCCAGCCGAGCTGGCTCCTGCTGGCGGCCGAAGCCAAATCGGCGGCCGGGGTCGCCTATCACGGCAACGTGCCGCAGCCCGCACTGGCCGACGCCCTCAAGCGCGCCGTACTCCTGTTCTATCCGAACGTCGCGGCCGAGACTTCGTCGATCGCCGTCATGGAGGCGATGGCGGCAGGCTGTGTGGTGGTCACGACGGCATTGGGCGCCTTGCCCGAAACGGTCGGCGATTTCGGCATTCTCGCACCGGTCGTCGCCGGCAATATCGATCCGCAAGCCTACGTGTCGTCCGCCGCCGCGATCGCCGAGGCGTTTGCCGCCAAGAACCCGGCCCTCGAAGCGCGGCTGCAGCTGCAGGTCGCCCACGTGACTGCGACCTGCCGCTGGGACATCCGGGCGGCCGAAACCGAACGCCTGTTGGGGAGCTAG
- a CDS encoding orotate phosphoribosyltransferase, with translation MSPEEIAQTTARILIETKAIHFNPANPYIFTSGWASPTYCDCRKLIGFPRARNKLMDMAVTVIERKIGFAGIDAVAGGETAGIPYAAWIAERLELPMLYVRKKPKGFGRNALIEGDLREGQRVLLVEDLATDGKSKMHFVNGLRDAGAQVAHSFVVFHYGIFPESVAGLKAEGVDLHALATWWDVLKEAQAQKAYSDAELAEVRKFLEAPAVWSYAHGGVGPDGTKKAG, from the coding sequence ATGTCGCCCGAAGAAATCGCCCAGACGACCGCCCGCATCCTGATCGAAACGAAGGCGATCCATTTCAATCCCGCCAACCCCTACATCTTCACGTCCGGCTGGGCGAGCCCGACCTATTGCGACTGCCGCAAGCTGATCGGCTTTCCGCGCGCACGCAACAAGCTGATGGACATGGCCGTGACCGTGATCGAGCGCAAGATCGGCTTTGCCGGCATCGATGCGGTGGCAGGTGGGGAAACCGCCGGCATCCCCTACGCCGCCTGGATCGCCGAACGCCTCGAATTGCCGATGCTCTATGTGCGCAAAAAGCCCAAGGGCTTCGGGCGCAACGCCCTGATCGAGGGCGATCTGCGCGAGGGCCAGCGCGTGCTGCTGGTCGAGGATCTGGCGACCGACGGCAAATCGAAAATGCATTTCGTGAACGGGCTGCGCGATGCGGGTGCGCAAGTCGCGCACAGCTTCGTCGTATTCCATTACGGGATCTTCCCCGAGAGTGTCGCAGGCCTCAAAGCCGAGGGTGTGGATCTGCATGCGCTCGCCACCTGGTGGGACGTGCTGAAAGAAGCGCAAGCCCAGAAGGCCTACAGCGACGCCGAGCTTGCCGAGGTGCGCAAATTCCTCGAAGCCCCCGCCGTATGGTCCTATGCGCATGGCGGCGTCGGCCCCGACGGCACCAAAAAAGCCGGATGA
- a CDS encoding enoyl-CoA hydratase-related protein, producing MAAKRRTPPKLYETAPDDPVLVDRSVAGDPRIVTVILNRPAKLNAISSAMWAKLGEAMRALHAEPDIGCIVLRGAGDHAFGPGADISEFEKTRKTTKLAMAYGRTMHATLAAVGECRHPVVALIKGLCVGGSLEIASMCDLRIAGEGARFGVPINRIGVIMAYPELSALIGLVGEAVAKEILLEARVFGAAEAKDKGLVTRVVADAKVEEEAYASATRIAAGAPLSNRWHKKFARRLRSPKPLTRAEYLEGFANCDTRDYLEGYRAFLEKRRPKFEGR from the coding sequence ATGGCCGCCAAACGCCGCACGCCGCCGAAACTTTACGAGACGGCCCCGGACGATCCGGTTCTGGTCGATCGCTCGGTCGCGGGCGATCCGCGCATCGTGACCGTGATCCTGAACCGCCCGGCCAAGCTCAACGCGATCTCCTCGGCCATGTGGGCCAAGCTGGGCGAGGCCATGCGCGCCCTCCATGCCGAGCCGGATATCGGCTGTATCGTGCTGCGGGGGGCCGGCGACCACGCCTTCGGGCCGGGGGCCGACATTTCCGAATTCGAGAAGACGCGCAAGACGACGAAGCTCGCCATGGCCTACGGCCGCACGATGCACGCGACCTTGGCGGCGGTCGGGGAATGCCGCCATCCGGTCGTGGCTCTCATCAAGGGCCTGTGCGTCGGCGGATCGCTCGAGATCGCCAGCATGTGCGATCTGCGCATTGCGGGCGAGGGGGCGCGCTTCGGCGTGCCGATCAACCGGATCGGCGTCATCATGGCCTATCCCGAATTGTCCGCACTGATCGGACTTGTGGGCGAAGCGGTCGCCAAGGAGATCCTGCTCGAAGCGCGCGTGTTCGGTGCTGCCGAAGCCAAAGACAAAGGCCTCGTCACGCGCGTGGTGGCGGACGCAAAGGTCGAGGAGGAGGCTTACGCGTCGGCCACGCGCATTGCGGCCGGTGCCCCCTTGTCGAACCGCTGGCACAAGAAGTTCGCACGCCGCCTGCGCTCGCCGAAGCCGCTTACGCGGGCCGAATATCTCGAAGGCTTCGCCAATTGCGACACGCGCGACTATCTCGAAGGCTACCGCGCCTTCCTCGAAAAACGCCGCCCCAAATTCGAAGGGCGGTGA
- a CDS encoding ABC transporter permease, which produces MNPRFILPLCVLALLGLAAAAIPLTGADPDAIDLAKRYEGPSLAHPLGTDELGRDVALRLLYGARVSLAVAIAAALAAVAIGTAIGLAAGTLGGRIDGALMRATDAVLALPVLPVLIVLAAIDMQKLGLPQSDDGGLWRIVAIVALFGWPKVARLVRATALALVNRDFVRAATALGAGRLRIMAVHILPNCAGPLLVATALAAGGTILYESVLSFLGLGIQPPTASWGNMLTNAQETIWQAPWLALWPGLAILLTVTAINLLADALQDKIAGRR; this is translated from the coding sequence GTGAATCCGCGTTTTATCCTGCCGCTTTGCGTACTTGCTTTGTTGGGCCTTGCGGCGGCCGCGATCCCGCTGACGGGTGCCGATCCCGACGCGATCGATCTTGCCAAGCGCTATGAGGGCCCGAGCCTTGCGCATCCGCTGGGGACCGACGAGCTTGGCCGCGACGTCGCCTTGCGCCTGCTCTACGGGGCGCGCGTGTCGCTCGCCGTGGCGATCGCCGCTGCCCTTGCGGCTGTTGCCATCGGTACGGCGATCGGCCTTGCGGCGGGCACACTTGGCGGCCGCATCGACGGGGCCTTGATGCGCGCGACCGACGCCGTGCTCGCCTTGCCCGTGCTGCCGGTGCTGATCGTGCTGGCCGCGATCGACATGCAAAAGCTCGGCCTGCCGCAGAGCGACGACGGGGGTCTGTGGCGCATCGTGGCGATCGTCGCATTGTTCGGCTGGCCCAAAGTCGCACGGCTCGTGCGCGCAACCGCCCTTGCCCTCGTGAACCGCGATTTCGTGCGCGCGGCAACGGCCCTTGGGGCCGGGCGCTTGCGCATCATGGCCGTGCACATCCTGCCCAATTGTGCGGGCCCCTTGCTGGTTGCAACCGCACTCGCGGCGGGCGGCACGATCCTCTACGAAAGCGTGTTGTCGTTCCTGGGGCTCGGCATCCAGCCGCCGACGGCGAGCTGGGGCAACATGTTGACCAACGCACAGGAAACGATCTGGCAAGCGCCGTGGCTCGCTTTGTGGCCCGGACTGGCGATCCTGCTGACGGTCACGGCAATAAACCTGCTGGCCGACGCGTTGCAGGACAAGATCGCCGGAAGGCGCTGA